The genome window GCCGTCCTCGCGGTTCTGGGCGACCCGGACGACCTCCTCGCGGAACTCCTTCGGATACGGCTTGGGCATGGTGCACATCCTCTCCCGTGGCACCACTCAGCACCACAGATCAGATGTCACCCCGCCGCGCGGCAGTCCCAGTTACCGCTCGACGCGCTCGAGATGGCCCTGTGGACCCGAGCCCAGGCCGACCAGCTCGTCGACGGGCTCGTTCACCACTCCGACGCCGGCAGCCAATACACCTCGATCCGCTACAGCGACCGCTTGGCTGACGCCGGCGCGGTCGCGTCGATCGGCACCGTCGGCGACAGCTACGACAACGCGCTCGCCGAGACCACCATCGGCCTCTACAAGACCGAGTGCGTCCGCCACGAAGGCCCCTGGCAAGGCGCGGATGACCTTGAGCTCGCCACCTTGAACTGGGTGTGGTGGTTTAACAACGTCCGCCTCCACGGCAGCCTCGGCTACGTCCCACCGGTCGAGTTCGAGAACGACTACTACCGTCAGATCAACACCCAGCAGCACCCGCTGTTGGGAGAACCCGCCCTCCACTGAACCCGGGGCGCTTCAGTGGGCGTGGCCGAGCCGCTCGGACACGACCTTCACCGGTACCCCTTCCTTGAGCAGCAGGCTCCCGTGGGTGTGGCGCAGATCGTGAAATCGCATGTGGGGAAGACCGGCGTTGCGGACGATCCGCCCGAACGCCTGGTACACGGCGTGGGGATGGACCGGCTCGCCATCGCCGTCGGCGAACACCCACGGTTCCTCCGGCTCGATGCCGATCGCCGCGAACTCGGCCGCCTGGAACGCGCGCCAACCGGCGAGGACGGCCAGCGTCGTGGCGTCGAGGTCGATGCTGCGGCGGGCGGTCTTGGTCTTGCCTCGGGTCTGGTGGAGTTCGTAGCCGACGGCGATCAGTCCGCGGTTCAGCGCGATGCGCTTCTTCTTGAAGTCGATGTCGGGCCACTTGAGGCCGAGCACTTCGTTGCGGCGCATCCCGGTCATCGCGGTGAGCCAGTAGATGGGGAAGAACCGGTGTCCCGCCGCTGCTCGCATGAGCTGACGCAGCTGCTCTTCGGTCAACGACTTGCCCTCGATCCTCTGCAGGGACCGCTGCTTGGGGGCCCGCGCGACGAGCGCGACGTTGCGGGAGACCAGCCCCCGACGGCAGGCGTCGGTGAGGGCGCCGCGGATGATCAGGTGGATCTCGTACACGGTCTTCGGCGCGAGCCCCCGGCCCGCCTTCGGGTGGAGGAGCGCGTCGTAGAGCGATTCGATCTGCTGGTAGCGCAGCCTGCGGATGCTGATCCGGCCCAGGACCGGAAGGATGTGCAGCTGGACGTTGCGTTCGTAGCCCCGGTAGGTGCTGGTGGCGAGGTGGAGCCTCTTGGCGGGCAGCCACTGGCTGGTGAGGTAGGCGCCGAAGCTCAGCGATCGCACCGCGTCGGTGCGCTTGTTCTCCTCGGCCGCCAGCTTGGCGGCGAGACGTTCGGCTTCGGCCCGATCGGTGCCGGCCGGGTGCCACCGGCGGCGCTCCTTGCCGGTGATGGGGTCGCGGCCCTCGTAGATCACCGCGTAGAAGCGGCCACGCCGCTGTGCCACGTATCCGTTCATGATGTTCCTCCTTCAAGACGTGGATCCCGGTGGTCGGGACCCGGAGGAACAATCGGTAGAACGCCGCGTTGACGCACGATGGCAGCGTCTGAGGCAGCGCGGATCCGTGGAGCACAGCGGACTTGCTGCAAGCGAGTGACTCGGTGGAACGAATCGGGCGCTCATCGCCCTCAAGGCCGTCGCCATCCCGCGGCGCTCGGCCAGCAACCACCCGCAGAAGGTCGGCTCGGACATCCGCGACCTCGTGCGCCTGGTCGAGGGCTGCGACTCAAAGAGCCGGTAATCCGGACTTTCGGCCCTAGTACCGCGGCCAATGGTCCGGGAAGCTGCTGCTCGTGGCTGACATCGATAGAGCAACGAACGCGGACGCCGACGACCCCAGGGACCGGCCCGGAGTCGATCGACGGGTGTTCATCGGCATGGTCGCCGCCGGCGCCGGTGGTGCCGCGCTGGTGGGTGCGACCGCCGCTGCGGCGTGGCCCACGAGAGCGCCAGAGGAGCCATCGTCGGCCAGGACGGCGGCGACGTCGACCACGATGGTGATGGACAGTTCGGGGACGACGGGCATGGCGGGGTCCGGCATGTCCGACGCCGACATGAACGCATCGTCTGAAGCCAAGGTCGGCCAGTTCCTCGACAACGCCGCGTCGCCCATCACCGCGGGGCAGGGGGCGACCGACCTCGAATGGCGGACCGTGAACGGCGTCCGCGTGTTCGAGCTCACCTGCGAGGAGATCGAATGGGAGGTCACTCCCGGTGAACGTATAGCGGCCATGGGGTACAACGGCATCGTCCCGGGTCCGACCCTGCGGGTCGTCGAAGGTGAGCCCGTGCGGGTCGTGGTCCGCAACGAGCTGACCCAGAGCACGTCGGTGCATTGGCACGGGCAGCGAGTGCCCAACGACCAGGACGGGGTTCCGTACGTGACCCAGCCACCGATCCTCCCCGGCGAGTCATACACCTACGAGTTCACGCCGGGACCGTTCGGCAGCCACATGTACCACTCCCACCACAACGCCACCGAGCAGGTGGGCAAGGGTTTGTTGGGCGCTCTGCTCGTCGAGCCAGCCGAGCGCGGCTCCGAGCCCGCGTATGACAAGGACGAGCTCTACATCCTCAACGACTCACTGGGTGGCTTCACGATCAACGGCAAGGGGTTCCCGGCGACGGCCCCCTACACGGCCGGGCTTGGCGACCGGATCCGGTTCCGCTTCATGAACGAGGGCCAGATGGTGCACCCCATCCACCTCCACGGCCTCACACTCGAGGTGTTCGCCCGAGATGGCTATCTGCTGCCGCAGCCGTTCCGTTGCGACACGATCACCGTGGCCCCCGGTGAGCGCTGGGACGCGATCGTCGTTGCTGACAGTCCTGGTGTCTGGGCCTTCCACTGCCACATCCTCAGCCACGCGGAGCGACCAGACGGCATGTTCGGCATGGTCACCGCCCTCATCGTCGAGTAGGAGCACCGATGACAGCGATCCCCCCGGACCGACCGGAGCAGGCGGCGGTCACTCGTGGCCGACCCGGGCTCAACACCGAAACGCTCGCGTTGGCGGGGGTGTTCATCGCCGCCTTCGCCTTCCTGGCCGCGATCTTCGCCGTCGGCCTGGCGGCGCGAGCGGTCGAGGAGGTCGATCACGCCGGCGGCAACGGTGGGGCGGCGCCGGCTACCGGTGCCGAGGCCGTGCCCGTGTCGCTGGAGGAGTTCGCCATCACACCCGGCGAGGTCGATGTGCCGGCAGGGGCCGTGCTGAACATCAGCAACGAAGGCACGGTGGTCCACAACCTCAGTGTCGATGGGATCGCATCGGAGATGGTGGACGGTGGGGCAACGACCGAGCTCGATCTGGGATCACTCGCTCCCGGGACCTACGCCATGAAGTGTGATGTCCCCGGTCATGCCGAGGCAGGGATGACCGGGACGCTCACGGTGAGCTGAGGCGGGACGTTCTCATCGAGAATCGAAGCAGGCTCACAGCAGGCCGCCGTGCGGCAGCACGCGCCGGCGCGCTCTGACCCTGCGACGGTGGTCGCCCTGCGACACCCATCTCCGCAGGCGTCGATCTCCCGGTACTGGTCATGCTGTGTAGCGGCCGGGGTCGGACGCGAATGCTCCTGCGCACTCGAGTGAGCAGAACATGTGCTCGTGATCGTCGTGGCGAAGGCGGCCCGGCGCCGATCGGCGGTCGACGGCCATGTGGCAGACCGGATCGATGACCCGGTCCGGCACCGTGGGGCACGCCATGACCTCGTAGAGCGCCACCGGTTCTCGGACGTTGCGGAGCCGTTCGATCCCGAGCGGTCGGGTCTCGAACCCGGCAGTCGATGCAACTGCGGCGACTCCTTCGGTCGCCAACACCTGGTCACCAGCGGCGCGTGCCGCCACCCTCGCGGCGAGGTTCACCGCGCCGCCGAACCAGTCGCCGTCTCGTTCGAGCGCGGGGCCGGTGTGGAGTCCGGCGCGCAAGACCGGGAAGGCCGGCTCCTGGTCCAATGCGGAACAGATGGCGCCGACGGCTCTGACCGCGTCGACTGGATCTGTCGAGACGAGCATCACCGCATCACCGATGGACTTCACCAGCTGATCCGTCGAACCCAACGCTGCCTGGGTGACTTCCACCAGGCGATGTGCGAGCTCCACTGCCGCGAAATCGCCGTGCACCTCGGTCGCGAGGGTGAAGCCGGCGAGGTCGACGAACGCGAACGTCCGATGCTGTGACGGGGGAGTGGTCATCGGACGAGCGCCGCCGTCGCGAGGAGGGACGCCACGGCGACGCCGTTGAACCCGATGTGGGCCCAGATCGCAGGACCCAGTCGGCCCGTCCGCACGGTCAGGGTCGCGAACACGAGGCCGGCGGTTGCGAGGGCGGGGAACTGCGCGAATTGGAGGTGGATGGCTCCGAAGAGCATGGAGGTGGTGGCGACGGCCCAGGCAGTCCCAAACCGCTTCTCAACGCTTCGAAGCAGCAGGCCGCGGAAGAACAGCTCCTCGACGATCGGCGCTCCGATGACGACGATCGCAATGAGGAGCACGGTGCCGGCGGGGTCCGTCGCTCGATCGGTCAGCTCTCGAGCGGGAGCGGAGAGGTCCTGTTTGCCCGTGAGCCAGAAGATCGGGACGTAGAGGAGCGGGATGAGCGCGACCTGTGTTGCGACGCCGATGACCAGCCCGATCGGCACGTCGGTCCACCGCATGCGGAAGCCGAAGTCGGCCATCACACCGTTGCCTTTCGTGCGCGCCGCCCACAGTGGCGCGCCGAGGTACCCCAGCCACAGGGGTACCTGGAGGGCTGCAACGATGGTGAGGGGCAGGTCGTCGGTGTCGGTCGCGTCATAGCCCGTCGCAGCGAGGATGAGTCCTCCGCCGACGACCGCGCACACATTGGCGAGCAACAGTCCGGCGGCCGCATCGCCCAACCCCCAACGAGGGGCACGGGCTTCACTTGGCGTTGAAGGCGGCATCAGCGGCTGCGCTCCCGGAGGATTGGGACGTGCGGTGGGGCGGCGATCACAGCAGAGTCGACCAGTAGTTCCAGAACCGGCGGGCGATGAGTCCCGCGATCGCCAGGTACCAGATGGTGAGGATGACGCCGTGGTAGGTGGTCGCGAGTCGGACGATCGGGGTGAAGCGACTGCGCTCGAGCGCGGGTGAGCTCTGGGCGAGGTGCAGCGCCGTGTACAAGAACAGGGGAATGGTCACGACCCACACGACCATGCAGTAGGGGCAGAGTGCGCCGATGCGGTAGAGGCTCTGGAAGATCAGCCAGTGCACGAACACCAGGCCTGCGACGGTGCCGGTGAGAAGGCCTCGCCAGTACCAGCGCCGGAACGCCGCACCGGCCACCATCGCGACACCGGTCGTGACGACGACCGGGAAGGCCGCTACGCCGATGAGCGGGTTGGGGAACCCGAACGCCTCGGCCTGGCTGGTACGCATGATCGAGCCGCAGCTGAGGATCGGGTTGATGCTGCAGCTCGGCACGTAGGTCGGGTCTTCCAGCAGCGCGACCTTCTCGATCAGCAGCACCACCGCAGCGATCAGACCGATGGCGCCGCCGATCATGTACAGCCACGTCAGGCGCCGATCGGCGTCCTCGAGTTCAGCAGACGTCACGGTCACGCAGAGTCACTGGGCCAACGCTTCGTCGATCTGAGCGGTGAGATCCTCGAAACTGGAGATCTCCATCTTCTCCCCGTTCAGGAAGAACGACGGCGTTCCCTCGACCCCGAGCGCCTGCCCGTCCGCCTGGTCCTGCTCGATCCTCTCGAGGATGGCGGGGTCGTCGTAGTCCGCAGCGAACTGGTCCATGTCCAGCCCGAGATCCTCGGCGTACTGGAAGAAGAGCTCCTGCTTGGATTCGGATTGTTCGCCCCAGTCCGCCTGGGTCTCGAAGAGCATGGAGTACATCTCGTCGAACTTGCCCTGTTCGGCGGCGGCCTCGGCGGCGCGGGCTGCGGCTTCGGAGTTGTTGTGCAACGGAAAATTGCGCACGACGAAGGTGACCCGTCCGTCGTACGTCTCGCGGAGCGCTTCGATGGCCGGGTAGGCCGCGCCGCACGCCTCGCACTCGTAGTCGAGGAACTCGACGAAGGTGACCTCGCCGTCCTCGGCGACCGACAACCTCTGGCTGTCCTCTCGTACGACCTGCGCCGCCGGTTCACCCGAGCCGCTCGCTGGCGCTGGGGTGCGGTCGCCGCTCGTGTTGGCCACGAACACGAGCACCAGTCCGGCGGCGAGGACGAGCCCCAGCGGGATCTTGACGTTCCGCGTCATGTGTCAGGCTCCTTGTCGGGGGATGGAACGGACGGCACTGCAGGTCGGTAGGCGAGCAGGCGGAGCGCGTTGGCGACCACCACGAGGGTGGAGCCCTCGTGGAACACCACGGCCGGGCCGATGCCGACAAAGCCGATGAGCGTGGCGGGGATGAGGAACGTCACCATGCCGAGGCTGAGGAAGAGGTTCTGGCGGATGACGCCGCTCGCCTTGCGGCTGAGTCCGATCACGACCGGGAGCTTCGAGAGGTCATCGCCCATCAGGGCGATGTCGGCGGTCTCGAGAGCGACGTCTGACCCGGCGGCCCCCATGGCGATGCCGACGGTGGCGTGGGCGAGCGCGGGCGCGTCGTTGACCCCGTCGCCGATCATCGCGACCTTGCCCTCTTCGTCGCGCAGCCGTTCGATGGCGGTGACCTTGTCCTCGGGCATGAGGTCGCCCCAGGCATCGGTCAGGCCGACGTCCCCAGCGATGGCATCGGCGACCTGCTGGCTGTCACCCGACAGCATGATGGCTCGCCGGATGCCGACTGACTGCAGGGCGAGCACCGCCTGGCGGGCCCCGGGGCGCGGGGTGTCGCGGACGCCGAGGACCCCGAGGAATCGGTCGTCCTGCTTGACGATCATGATCGTGCGGCCGTTGGCGTTGAGCCAGCGCACCTCGTCTGCCACCGCTTGCGGGAGCCCGCCGTTCTCCTCGAACAGCGCGACGTTGCCGATGAGGACCGATGTGGCGCCGACCGTCGCCCGCACCCCCCGGCCGGTGATGGCCGTGACCTGACTCGCCGTCAAGGACGACTCTCCTTCGAGTTCGGCGCCACCATCGCGGACGATGGCCGCCGCCAGTGGATGGTCGCTGCGCTCCTCGACGGCCACGGCCACCGCCAGCAGCTCGGCATGGTCGACGCCTTCGGCGGGCGCCACATCGGTCAGCTTCGGGCGTCCTTCGGTGAGGGTGCCGGTCTTGTCGAAGGCGATGGCGCGGAGCGTGCCCAGGTGCTCGAGCGGGCCACCACCTTTCACCAGCACCCCGAGCTGGCCGGCGCGGCCGACCGCCGCCAGCACGGCGCTGGGGGTTGCGATGGCCAGCGCGCAGGGGCTGGCCGCGACGAGCACGGCCATCGCACGGTAGAACGACTCGGCGAGCGGCGATCCGAGCGCGGCGCCGATGATCAGCACCCCGACCACGAGGACGAGCACGGCGGGTACGAAGATGCGCTCGAACCGATCGGTGAACTGCTGTGTCGGCGACGCCTGGGTCTCGGCCTCCCGAACCATGGTGGCCAGCTTCGAGAGCGTCGAGTCCTTGGTGAGGCGCGTCACCTGGGCATCGAGTTGCCCGGCGCCGTTGATGGTGCCCGCGAACAGCCGTGACGACGCCGGAACGGCCTCGGGTGACGCCGCAGCCGTGGCCGGATCGCGGACGGGCACCTTGTCGACGGGGATGCTCTCGCCGGTGAGCGGTGCCTGGTTGACGCTGCTGGTGCCGGCGACGACGAACCCATCGGCGGGTATGCGTTCGTTGGGCTTGACGATCACGACATCGCCCAGGCTCAGTTGCTCGACGGGGATCTCGCGTTCGTCGGTCCCGGCCCGCACGGTGGCGGTCTTCGGGGCCAATTCGCCGAGCGCTTCGATGGCGCGACGCGCCCGGCCCATGGCGTAGCCCTCTAGGGCGTGGCCGAGGCTGAACAGCGCCAGCAGGAGCGCACCCTCTTCCCACTTGCCGAGCGCAGCGGCGCCTGCGGCGGCGACCAGCATCAGAAAGTCGATCTCGAACCGGCGGTTGCGGACGCTCTCGAGGGCCTCACGGGCCGTGAAGTAGCCACCGAATACACCGGCGGCGATGAACAACAGGGTCAGGGCCGTTTCGCTCAGGTCGGTGGCCAGCTCGAGCACGAAGCCCACCGTCCACAGTGCGGCCGAGGTGATGGCGAAGACCAGTTCGCTGCGCTCCCCGAACGGTCCGCCGTGGTCGTGCTGGCCCTTTGGATGGTCGTGGGCTTCGGGGTCTTCGCCGGGAGCCTGGACCTTGACGCCGCGCCTCTGCAACGCCTCGCGTAGCGCCCCGTCGTCGAGCCGCGTGCGGTCGAACTCGACCATCACGAGCCCTGGGGCGACGTCAGCCTCGATCACGCCCTCGATGCGGCCGAGCGCCTCCCTCACCGAGCGGGCCTTGCGGACGTGGCCGATGCCGGTGACGGGCCACAACACGTGCCCGAACTGGTCGGTGATCGATGCACCGGCGCCCGTGGCCAACGAGCGGATCCGAGCCATGCTCGTGACCGCGGGGTCGTAGTGCAGACACAGCCGGGCGGGTGCCCCGTCGGCCGCCTCGATGACGTGCACCTGGTCCAGACCTGATGCGCCGGTGAGGGTACTCGTCAGCCGGTCGACGCACCGGTCCCGCCCGTCGAGGGCATCTGGCAGCAGCACCGGCAGGTCCAGCATCGCCTTCTCGCTCATCGTTGGTCTCCTGTCCGTTCGGATGAGTTCGCCGCTGCCGATGACCAGCCCGAGACGCTCACCCCGACTGCTTCCATAGGACGGGCGAGTGAGTGGATTCCTGATGGCCCACCAGGGTGGTTGGGATGAGCTGATCGTGGTCGGTGTCCCGGTCCTGGCCTTCGGGGCGCGGCTGATGGTCGCGAACCGTCGCGCCGCGTCCCTCGAGGCCCGTCGTGCGGAAGAGGGCGGCGAGCCAGGCGAGCACTGATCACGCCGTGACCTCGTCAACCGCGGCCTGCAGGTCGGCGTCGGTGGCGACGTTGTCCCAGCGCTCGATAACGGTGCCATCGGGCCCGATGAGGAACACCCACGGCTCGTGGATGTCGTTGCCTTCCTGGTTCGGGTAGATCCACTCTGCGGCACCGCGGTTGAGCACGTTGCGCTCGTAGTCGCGCCACACCTCGATGTGGATGAACGCCACGTCGTCGCCCGTCTCGGCGGCGAGCGTATCGACGCTGTCGGTGATGG of Acidimicrobiales bacterium contains these proteins:
- a CDS encoding transposase, with translation MALWTRAQADQLVDGLVHHSDAGSQYTSIRYSDRLADAGAVASIGTVGDSYDNALAETTIGLYKTECVRHEGPWQGADDLELATLNWVWWFNNVRLHGSLGYVPPVEFENDYYRQINTQQHPLLGEPALH
- a CDS encoding site-specific integrase; the protein is MNGYVAQRRGRFYAVIYEGRDPITGKERRRWHPAGTDRAEAERLAAKLAAEENKRTDAVRSLSFGAYLTSQWLPAKRLHLATSTYRGYERNVQLHILPVLGRISIRRLRYQQIESLYDALLHPKAGRGLAPKTVYEIHLIIRGALTDACRRGLVSRNVALVARAPKQRSLQRIEGKSLTEEQLRQLMRAAAGHRFFPIYWLTAMTGMRRNEVLGLKWPDIDFKKKRIALNRGLIAVGYELHQTRGKTKTARRSIDLDATTLAVLAGWRAFQAAEFAAIGIEPEEPWVFADGDGEPVHPHAVYQAFGRIVRNAGLPHMRFHDLRHTHGSLLLKEGVPVKVVSERLGHAH
- a CDS encoding multicopper oxidase domain-containing protein; the protein is MSDADMNASSEAKVGQFLDNAASPITAGQGATDLEWRTVNGVRVFELTCEEIEWEVTPGERIAAMGYNGIVPGPTLRVVEGEPVRVVVRNELTQSTSVHWHGQRVPNDQDGVPYVTQPPILPGESYTYEFTPGPFGSHMYHSHHNATEQVGKGLLGALLVEPAERGSEPAYDKDELYILNDSLGGFTINGKGFPATAPYTAGLGDRIRFRFMNEGQMVHPIHLHGLTLEVFARDGYLLPQPFRCDTITVAPGERWDAIVVADSPGVWAFHCHILSHAERPDGMFGMVTALIVE
- a CDS encoding cupredoxin domain-containing protein translates to MTAIPPDRPEQAAVTRGRPGLNTETLALAGVFIAAFAFLAAIFAVGLAARAVEEVDHAGGNGGAAPATGAEAVPVSLEEFAITPGEVDVPAGAVLNISNEGTVVHNLSVDGIASEMVDGGATTELDLGSLAPGTYAMKCDVPGHAEAGMTGTLTVS
- a CDS encoding YHS domain-containing protein translates to MTTPPSQHRTFAFVDLAGFTLATEVHGDFAAVELAHRLVEVTQAALGSTDQLVKSIGDAVMLVSTDPVDAVRAVGAICSALDQEPAFPVLRAGLHTGPALERDGDWFGGAVNLAARVAARAAGDQVLATEGVAAVASTAGFETRPLGIERLRNVREPVALYEVMACPTVPDRVIDPVCHMAVDRRSAPGRLRHDDHEHMFCSLECAGAFASDPGRYTA
- a CDS encoding CPBP family intramembrane metalloprotease, yielding MGDAAAGLLLANVCAVVGGGLILAATGYDATDTDDLPLTIVAALQVPLWLGYLGAPLWAARTKGNGVMADFGFRMRWTDVPIGLVIGVATQVALIPLLYVPIFWLTGKQDLSAPARELTDRATDPAGTVLLIAIVVIGAPIVEELFFRGLLLRSVEKRFGTAWAVATTSMLFGAIHLQFAQFPALATAGLVFATLTVRTGRLGPAIWAHIGFNGVAVASLLATAALVR
- a CDS encoding vitamin K epoxide reductase family protein; amino-acid sequence: MTSAELEDADRRLTWLYMIGGAIGLIAAVVLLIEKVALLEDPTYVPSCSINPILSCGSIMRTSQAEAFGFPNPLIGVAAFPVVVTTGVAMVAGAAFRRWYWRGLLTGTVAGLVFVHWLIFQSLYRIGALCPYCMVVWVVTIPLFLYTALHLAQSSPALERSRFTPIVRLATTYHGVILTIWYLAIAGLIARRFWNYWSTLL
- a CDS encoding thioredoxin domain-containing protein, with amino-acid sequence MTRNVKIPLGLVLAAGLVLVFVANTSGDRTPAPASGSGEPAAQVVREDSQRLSVAEDGEVTFVEFLDYECEACGAAYPAIEALRETYDGRVTFVVRNFPLHNNSEAAARAAEAAAEQGKFDEMYSMLFETQADWGEQSESKQELFFQYAEDLGLDMDQFAADYDDPAILERIEQDQADGQALGVEGTPSFFLNGEKMEISSFEDLTAQIDEALAQ
- a CDS encoding heavy metal translocating P-type ATPase — its product is MSEKAMLDLPVLLPDALDGRDRCVDRLTSTLTGASGLDQVHVIEAADGAPARLCLHYDPAVTSMARIRSLATGAGASITDQFGHVLWPVTGIGHVRKARSVREALGRIEGVIEADVAPGLVMVEFDRTRLDDGALREALQRRGVKVQAPGEDPEAHDHPKGQHDHGGPFGERSELVFAITSAALWTVGFVLELATDLSETALTLLFIAAGVFGGYFTAREALESVRNRRFEIDFLMLVAAAGAAALGKWEEGALLLALFSLGHALEGYAMGRARRAIEALGELAPKTATVRAGTDEREIPVEQLSLGDVVIVKPNERIPADGFVVAGTSSVNQAPLTGESIPVDKVPVRDPATAAASPEAVPASSRLFAGTINGAGQLDAQVTRLTKDSTLSKLATMVREAETQASPTQQFTDRFERIFVPAVLVLVVGVLIIGAALGSPLAESFYRAMAVLVAASPCALAIATPSAVLAAVGRAGQLGVLVKGGGPLEHLGTLRAIAFDKTGTLTEGRPKLTDVAPAEGVDHAELLAVAVAVEERSDHPLAAAIVRDGGAELEGESSLTASQVTAITGRGVRATVGATSVLIGNVALFEENGGLPQAVADEVRWLNANGRTIMIVKQDDRFLGVLGVRDTPRPGARQAVLALQSVGIRRAIMLSGDSQQVADAIAGDVGLTDAWGDLMPEDKVTAIERLRDEEGKVAMIGDGVNDAPALAHATVGIAMGAAGSDVALETADIALMGDDLSKLPVVIGLSRKASGVIRQNLFLSLGMVTFLIPATLIGFVGIGPAVVFHEGSTLVVVANALRLLAYRPAVPSVPSPDKEPDT